TCGTATCGGGCGAACAAGTCCCTTCCTCGGCTGCCGGCCACCAGGGTCTCAAGGGAGGCGTTGGTCTGCGCGCCGGCCACCTCGTCTACTGCAGGGTCCCACCCGGCCGCGTTGGGtccgaattcgaggcggaaatggtaacgcctgaatcggtcagccaacgcggtccacgtaccgacggtactgaatcccaacatctccatcagcataattacatctacggcattgtgtcggtccactaatgaggagcacatctcccgcagctcagctctctgttcgcgaagggcgaaacggcgagcgcggtcagtctcagtggtctcggagccggacataataaagaattttttctaactttaacccggagttaagctgacgatgaagaagcgataatatacgctcaagaaaaaaaagaacaacaaccgacagctcaaaccgtcacgggtgccgactcttaacacaaacaaaggctcggtataatcggccttgtatgccgttagaaatcaaggaaagtaacaaacaataagaatccgttacagagtttcgctctagagacaatcgcggcaataatatcggatacccacctgtacacacggggtacaggtagatgtcaacgaagcaaaaacgatcgcctattgctagatacgaaaacaaagactcgtcgttgaaatcaacggtacgagtaacggaaatttcaaaccaactagaacaaagaaaatctttaagggtggatactcgcgtccctgtggtcaactttactctggccccacgttgggcgccaaatttgtgacggatcggtggggggaaagcccgaagggggttccctggagtgggggccgttagggaaaacggccctccacgcaccgatgctcacacccacggacgatttctttaatgaggcgccagtgctaatgcactcgtccggagtaatcgcccttccggctgctctgtcgggagcgggaatcagagggggtcagaaaaaactagtaaaagacccgcgagttcgtatccaatagaaagtgcttttattcgggcctccaagtaggccacgtaagcaaaacagaaaaaatgaattcgcgtgggccccacgcgttacaagcaacggtcgaggaaaaggggtcgactcgccagttgcgagggaggctttcgcggcgcgggggctcacggtacgcgcgagtacagaaaatatagaaatgcaaaaagaacgctgaggtattcgcccgcgaaggaacacgccctcttaggggtcgtggacaataaggggacgttggtcctaaataccaaaatacagcgaaacgaggaagaactaaattagaggggacagtgtcgtgtagactgtccgcggcctctagggtcctcgtcactggggccaggggtcctatcgccctcgcccacgcgcaaatgactaacaataaacagggtacggagatgactcctacctttttgcgctggtgtactcccaaaaatcccacacaggggcggcggcgacacacactccacgcaggcacacacaataccaaaatgacacaaagtataacacggaacgcactactcagattttgaaaaaaaaaacaagaagaagCGGAGACGTAAAATACACGAAATaggggaaaaaaaaaagagaaacggctttcgcgaaaggatGCGGCTATCTCTcacggcggctcgctggcttctgaaataaatagaaaataaaaaaaacacacgaaaaagaaaagaaaaacacacacacacgctcactcatacttgccccagcggcaaggtggtccgcttgggcggaggagtggggctggcaattcgggaggatcatcgtaacgaggcataacccaaaaaaaacgaggcaatcaacccaatgaaaatatgcctcgttacaacatcaattttaaaattaacctTTTTACTGACTTTTGGATCAGCAggtcatttttttatatttatttcatttttttactttGTGTAGACTGTTCTTCGTAACAAAAATGCGATAAATTTGCTTtcgagtaaaaatatttaaaaacatttgaaTGTATATGTAGATTATTTATACTATGTATAAAAAATTCACTAACCCAATATTGAATTAATTCTTCTCAAAAGACGTTAAAATTtggtaaaaatattatgtagattaatattaatgtctCCGTTAAAGATATCTAATTTATTaacctaaatatttatttatttatatgtctaaatatgtaatttattagcAATCGATACGTTAGAGTGAAAGTTTGATAAATAAGCGACTCCATTTGCCGCAACCCAGTAATCAAGATGGCGGAGCACTCCACTAACGCATACcactaaaatctccaaaattcccatttGCTTTTAGGAATGGAAGAATCGGAATTATTCAAGTATGTTAGGTTTTACCTTCGTTTTTATTTCCATgttcttcaatatttttctccTGTGTTTCATCGGTGAAACCATAACAGAACAGGCAAGTGAACGAAATCATCTTACGATCCATCATAAtcgtaaatttctcaaaattcttaacaGTGCAATAAAATTGGTGAAGCAATCTATATGTCGAATTGGTACTATTTAGCCGACAAAGATATTCACAATCTAATGATGATCATTTCAAGATCCTGCGTGGAGACTAAAATCACCGCCGGGAAAATAGTTCACATGTCCTTCTATACGTTAGCTTCTGTACGTTTTTCTAatctttataaattataattagtctTTGAGATAATTTTTAACGTTCTAGGTTATAAAATCCAGCTTTGCTTACACGAATATACTGCTGCAAACAACATAACGCTGTATTACTTTATaattataagcaaaatataGACACGAAGTTATAAGcaatcttatttatttttcatgtagTTGCGTATGAAATTAAACAATGttatatttcaaacaattttgttttaatcAATTCAATCTGTAACTAGATCATTATTATAGATATATTATCTAATAAATAACTAGAGGTAAATTAAAACAGTTCATCAGTAGAGATTCATGAAATCACACTTCAAGTTTAAGTACTTCAAGCTCCACTACTTACTTAAATAGTTTGTATGTTCTTTTTGTTGCTACTTCTTCAAgcgttcaaaaaaatatttctattttgtttACACATATTGAATCACCGTCTAAAGGACAGATTTTagttgtattataatttattaatctttGGTGAATGTATTAGTAGACGTTCATACATCTGATATGTCTGTACATCATACATCTGATGTGTCTCACACATTCCTATGAACAATATTCATACATCTGATATGTCTGCAATATGTAAACATATCGTGTAATCTGTAGTATCCACCtatagatttaataatttatacaaacttCGATATAAATGCACAAACATCTGTAATTTAGTAATCACCGAACACCTTTATGAGGTTTACTGTCCAGATCAAAATTGGTgtacaataaattttatcatCACTGCAACACTGAAACTGTATATAGTTAATCTAAACTTTAGATTCTGAAGTATAAGGATTCCTAAAGTGTACGTAGAAAACATGAAAAGGTTTAACTCATCACAGACAAAAGCTACCGCAAGCGGTTCACGGAGCGCGTTCACTCGCCAATCAAAACAAATCGATCAAAGCATTCATCAAAGGATACAAAGTTACGTGACGCGCAGGCGCCGTCACCCTCGCCTCCCTATTTCGATATAAAATCCTCATTCAGCACTTCGTAGCTCGAGTGGTCACAATGGCCAGTGAACCCACTGCCATTGAGGCGGACCTTGACAGTCTGAGCAACTGCAATCTCCAGTACAACAAATGGTTGCTAAAACCGATCGGCGCTTGGCCTAAATCGTCGACTGCCACAACGATGGAAAAGATCGCttcgttaattttaatttttgtctgtCAGTGCTGTATATTGATCACCGTGTTACCTTGTATATTGTACATCGTCTTAGACGACGACGACATCGCGGAGAAGTTGATGGTCGTTGGTCCGCTGTCTCACTGGTTCGTCGGAGGGTGCAATTACACCACGTTGTTGCTGCACAGCAAGGAAATAAGATTTTGTGCGCAACAGATGAAGAGTGATTGGATGACAGTCACGAGATTGAAGGATCTGCAAGTTATGCTGAAGTACTCGAAGTTGGGGAGATACGTGGTGGTTTTTTGCGCGGCTTTCATGCAGGGTGGTGTGCTGTGCTTCTGTGCGCTGAGAGCATTCACTGTTGAGACGGTTCTAATTGGAAACGACACCAAAAACGTGCACCTGGTGCCCTGTACGCCTTCTAAGAAGGTCATATCCTTCGATACTAGTCCTACAAATGAGATATTTATTGCTCTACAATTTTTATCTGGTTTCATCGTTAACTCTACGGCCGCTGGAGCTTTTAGCTTCGCGGCTGTCTCTGCGGCTCACGCGTATGGACAACTAAATGTTCTGACCGATTGGATCAAGGAGCTTCTGAACCGCACGGGGAAATTTGATAGGAAAATTGATTCGAATAAAATTGgtatcatcgtgaataatcatCTGAGGATTCTGACGTAAGTATGACTTTATCGTTTTGTTAGGTTTGTTGATTTCAAGTTGGTTGCAGATTTATAGCGAATATCGAGGATATTATGAATAAGATTTGTTTGATGGAGCTGTTCAAGTGTACGGTCTGCATATGCACGCTCGAATATCATATACTAATGGTACGCTAAAGAGATATATTAAAATGCATAAAACAGATTTACTGAATTCTttttcatatacatatttataattcacATTAACATGTATTTAACACTTTAACACAAGTTTAACACTTTAgctgtatttaatattaatttttgtaattagtaCATCTTATTGATTTACCACTTTCTACTTCTAATTTACCATATTGATGTACCACTTTTTATGAAATACAAACCTTTgcataattaatgtaattgatTTACAATCTTGATATGTATAATCCCTTTAAGGATACTTACAAATGGACATTTTGtgtgtttttaaattaatcGATTCTTTATGCTATTTCTTATACTATAAATTctagtataatttatttatatactgCAGGTTAAAAAAGGAACAAAGAATATGTCGTTTAGTTTGCTAACctcgaaaaattatttttaaccttGAAGAAATTAACTTGATagaataaatgaacaaataagTACAGTTTTATGTGTACCACTTATTTGTTCATTATAATTGAATAAACGAACAAATGAACATTTTGTATActcttaaattcattaattctttATGCTATTTCTTATACTATAAATTctagtataatttatttatatactgCAGGTTAAAAAAGGAACAAAGAATATGTCGTTTAGTTTGCTAACctcgaaaaattatttttaaccttGAAGAAATTAACTTGATagaataaatgaacaaataagTACAGTTTTTTGGGTACCACTTATTTGTTCATTACGATTGAATAAACGAACAAATGAACATTTTGTATACTCTCAAATTCATTAATTCTTTATGCTATTTCTTATACTATAAACTctagtataatttatttatatactgCAGGTTAAAAAAGGAACAAAGAATATGTCGTTTAGTTTGCTAACctcgaaaaattatttttaaccttGAAGAGATTAACTAAATTGAATAAATGGACAAATAAGTACAGTTTTATTTGTACCACTTATTTGTTCATTTCAATTGAATAAAGGAACAAGTACATTTTTctgtatatatttacatatgcatacatatatgcatttacatatacatacaatatatctgtatatatgtgtgtatacatatatctgtAATATTtctttgttcatttattcaacTACAGATGAAACTGCATCACTTTGAATAACAATTTTGCACATACTCATatcagaatttaataaattatttttgcaggAGTGGGCCAATCACGATTACCAAAGTGTAACAAGTTTCTTCCTCGTACTTTGTTCCATGTCCTTCAACATGTTCATAGTGTGCTACATCGGTGAGAAACTATCAGAACAAGTAAGTGAACAAGAAACGATCCAATGAAAAATACCTAAATAATACAATTCgtgattttaaatttttgacaGTGCAAAAGTATTGGTGAAACAGTGTACATGACAAACTGGTACTATTTACCTAATAAAGACATCCTCGATCTGATAATGATCATTTCAAGATCCCACATGATGACTAAAATCACCGCAGGAAAAGTAGTTCCCATGTCATTCGATACTTTCGCCAGTGTACGTTCTTATTTTTGTATCTATATGTCAATAATGAAACTCACTATCTTTCATAATTTTAGATGATGAAAACCGCTTTTGcgtatttgaacattttacgCCAGACTGTATGACAAACGAGTAACTGAGTCTGTACATAGATGTAGCTGgtgcaaaatatatatattgaattattaacaatttcggTAACTGTGTAACTGTGTCATCGTAATCATTATGGTTATTATATGGGAAGTAAAAAAGTAAAGGAagatttgagaaaattttttgtaataataaaaatgtgaaagatAACTTAATTTTCTACATGATTTTCAATGCACTTTTTCCAACTTTTCACAAGTTTTTCGATTCCGTCAGAAAAATGGTTTTTACACCCCTTACTTTTCGACTTCCCTCATGTACTCAACAAAGAAATATTGTGAATTCTCTTTATTCTACTCAACAATGTTACAgccattttattgtaattttcatCTTATACCCAAGACTACTCATATTTTAAAACCTTCATTACGCTCACACAACTCGACTCACAAGTTGTAATTGCCACGCGAATAAAGTAATCAAACAGAGACTCTGAATTGTTTAACAAAGTCACAAACTAACTGACACGTCACACGTGATGCTAACAAAGTCACAAACTGACTGACACGTGACACGTAATTTTAACAaagtcaaatttaataaaacaacgtGCCAGACACAAAATGCAAGCGCACGACACTCAACTCACATCAAACATAATTGAATATACCGATGCAACAAGTTGTCCGTCCGAATCGATCGACAGCGATCGCAAAAAACTGCGCAAGCGTCCTAAGCTCTGTCGCGTAGCTTTCCTTTCCAAGATTCAGTTCCCTTTTCATCCTCGAAGAGCCATGAACAAACCTCCTCAGTCAGACCTCGACATTCTAAGCGATTACAGTCTGCAACTAAACAAATGGATGCTGAAACCGATAGGCACGTGGCCTAACTCCGGTACAAGACCAGAGAGGATAATTTCTCTAGTCTCAATCGTAAGTTGTTACTTCTTCATTCTGATCACCCTAATCCCCTGCATACTTCACGTGATCCTCGAAGACGACGATATGCAAGCGAAGCTATCGTCGATGGGTCCCATGAGCTACTGGCTCTTCGGAGGAGTCGGTTACACCGCGTTGTTGGTTCACAACGAAGAAATAAGATGGTGCGTGGAACAAGTGAAGAGCGATTGGCGAGCGGTCACAGGGCCGAAGATGCGGCAAACGATGCTGAAGGACGCGAAATTCGCTCGCCACGTGATCGCCTTTTGCTCGACCTTCATGCAAGGCGTCATCTTGTGCTTCAACGTGTCGCAAGCGTGCACCACGCAGACCATACAAGTCGGGAACGAGAGTAGAATTGTACATGTGCTACCGTGTGCTGTTTATAAGAAGCTCATACCGGTCGACAGCAGTCCTACCAACGAGATTTTTGTCGTTGTGCAGCTGGTGTCCGGTGCTATTGTAACTAGCACCATCGTTGGTGCTTTCTGCTTGACTACTGCCTTTACGGTTCACGTTTATGGGCAGTTGAATTTACTGATGGAGAGGATTGATGAGGATGTTGATCGGTCGAGCTTGAACAAGTGTGGAAGCGATATTGGCGCTATCAACAGAAGGCACCTGACAATTCTAAGGTAACTAAGGTAACTTCTTTTGCACAGTTTTACGGGGCTGTTAATTTTGATTTGGTTGCAGTTTCATATCACATATTGAGATTATTATGAGCGAGATATGTTTCATGCAATTCTTCCAATGTATATTCAGCATTGCCATGCTGGGATACTATATTCTTATGGTACGATGACGCTGCAAAAGtgtgtacatatgcatattgTATTTTAAGTATATTGTGTTTTCTATAGATTACATGATAGCTTTTAAACCTCTAGTTGTAGTAGTTAACTCCTTGTCCTATAATTTATGCGTCAAAATTGTACATAAGTGAAGTGAAGTTCGTAAACAGGGTAACTGTGTATacagactatttttattacaatatgagcgaagtttctccatttagtatgtttgttcccttgttttgtttcactatatcttatatttcagctaagagtacttgtttgcagtatagagtacttgcataatgcagtaaaaagcattttatagcagatttgttaataattcggctcttgccccattgcacatgaaataaagtttcaaagtatttaatttcaagttacgctcttaccctattttcggggaaagtgcagagtagttgacattttaaacaatttcctatcaaaatcaaaatgtacaaggaaaattaaggtcctagttaatattaattaaatagtagtaattgtgcaaagcgttcgatatcgactgcgttaagtatttacatagcagactgaaaatacttacgtttaaataccaactttataaaaagcagtctgcacttaccccacttcacctcagctataatattaaaacaaagaaaattaaaatcattaaactcACTCCTGggttacatatattataattaaatttcaaggtggagagtattaaaaattttagtgaGGTTTGTCATGTTTGAACTGTAACGTGTGTCACGAGTCTAACGCCATGTTGTAAGCCAAGGAGTTAACAGAAACGTGTCTTTGCTAATTATTTATACGAGTTTGCTATCAATTTATGGAACattgataaatacaaaaatttatcttAAATTTGTGAAGTATATGATTTATTTGGATTTTTCAATAACTTcgaaatataacattttatttgcACAAACTAGCTATTTATATTTTccgttaatataaaatgtatacttGTTCTTTATGACAACATATAAATTTCATCCAACGTTTTAAATACACTTAGATCGTatgaatacaattttcaaaaattgtaaacacATAAAAAATTGCTATTTCTTACAGGAATGGGCGAATcaggaatttcaaaatattatcagTTATGTTCTCATTCTTGGTTCcgtaacttttaatattttcctgCTGTGTTTCATAGGTGAAATGATAACAGAACAGGTaactaaaataaattgttacatttaatgcgtggtaataatGTCTTTTTGGTAGTGCAATAGAGTAGCTAACGCAGTGTACATGTCGAATTGGTACAACTTACCCTCGAAAGATATCCTTGATCTAATGCTGATCATCATAAGGTCCAGTGTAGAAACTAGACTCACTGCTGGGAAGATGGTTCACATGTCATTCGACACTTTCGCTGGTGTACGTTTCTTTAACTTCTGAGATACAGAATGAATGATTAAAAGTTGTTTAAAATTGCAGGTGATCAAGACTGGATTCGCGTATTTAAACGTGCTACGACAAACAATATAGTACGAATATTTCGACGATAGTTTTGTAGACAAACTGCtctgtaaataaatttagaTGACGTGAAACGTTGGTGCTACAATCAACTTTGAATAATGATAATTTCATACCTTTTATATGTATCCATATCATTACTTtgttttaaaaaacaaaacataGCAATGATAACAAAACTTAAAgttattattaactttaaatGTTACAGCAAAATTTAAAGTTAAACAGttctattattaaatacataagaatatataacaatattttaagaaaCGATTACTCATTGAAGCAATCAACAACATACAACTTAAATGACTTAAAACATTGTTCACTGATAAATAAATCGATTTGCCATTTTTAACACGACAAAAACACTTAGGAATGTTAGTACACTGACACTAACTAGTGTACTGAATATACTAGTGATGATACCTCATATTTATTCAACATAACAAATGAAACAATCGAAAAAATGTCTCTCGAAACTTCCCATCCTGAACGCCTCTGCAACAAGTTGTACAGTGCAGCCGAATCGATCGAGAGAACAGACACAAAAAACCTGCGCAAGCGTCCTCAGCTCTGTTCTCCAAGCGCACTACAATGTTGATGCAGACCTTTCCTCGACTTCGAAGGATGACCATGGCGCCCGGCAAACCCATCGTGGTGCACACAGAGCTCGAAATCCTGGGCGACTACAGTCTCCAGTTAAACAGATGGATGCTGAAGGCGATCGGTGCCTGGCCAAAATCGCATTCCACGAAATTCGAAAAGATCGTTTCGATACTTCTGATCATAACCTGTTACTTCTTCGTGCTGATCACCGTACTTCCTTGCATACTGCACCTGATCTTCGAAGACGACGACCTTCGCACGAAGGTGATAATCCTGGGTCCCCTGAGCCACTGGTTCCTCGGGGGTGTCGGTTACACCACATTGCTCGTTCACAACAAGGAAATAAAATGGTGCGTCGATCAGGTGAAGAGTGATTGGAGAAACGCGACCAGACCGGAAGTGCAACAACTGATGCTGAAGGACGCGAAGTTCGGTCGTTACGTGGTAGCCTTTTGCGCGACCCTCACAGAATTTTCGGCCGCGTGCTTCACCCTGGTGAGGGCTCTGACCACCGAGGTTATTGTGGTCGGAAACGAAACCAGGATCATGCGCATGTTGCCGTGTGTGCCCTACAGGGAACTGGTACCAGTTCACACCAGCCCCACATACGAACTCATGCTTGTTGCGCAGTTTGTTTCGGGTTTCATCATAAGCTGTGCTTTTGTTGGGGCTTTCAGCTTGGCTACTGTGTTCACGATTCATACGCATAGTCAGCTGAACGTGCTCATGATGTCGATTACGGAGCTTGTTGATGAGTCTAGGGAGAAGAGCTTCGAGAGGGATATCGGGGCTGTCGTCAGGAAACACTTATCAATTTTCAGGTAGGATTCACATTTATATGCATGATGGGGTTTTCAATCATGGTTtgaagaaaaattcaaaatttcacgaAAGCAATTTActcttttactatttcactctCACAAAGTTTACACGAAAAATGTTaacttgtaaattaattttaacatacattcactgttttttaaaaatgaaagacaCTTATAGATCTTGCTATTTTTATTGAACGGTGGTTCAAccattattttttcttatttaaactTAAACTAGAAAACTAAAGATTTAAACTTAATCTAGAAAACTTCAAATGAGGGTTAAACTGTTATTGAAAACCCAGCATTAGATCTGTGATATAAATTTTGTCAACAAGTATGTTATTTGCAGTTTCATATCGCATATAGAGGCAATAATGAACGAGATATGCTTCATGGAACTATTCAAGTGCACATTTAGTATATGCCTCCTCGGATATTACATACTTATGGTATGAAAAGTTGTGAGAGCGGGTATCTCGAAAGTGTATGCTGCATTTCACTATTAATTGTTTTGAATGTCTTTCAATAAATGTGTTCTCTATTAGCGAAGAAGTTGTAGGTGTATAATTAATcaacatattaaattttattttgtaacattttattacAATCTAGATTCTAGAACATCGTATTACACTAAATTCGAgtgttcaatatttaaaaaattaataaaatattaatttagaaaattatttttataggaATGGGCTCAGCAAGATTTTCGTACTATGACTGGTTATATCTCTGTGTTTAGTTCAATGAccttcaatatttttatgttatgtttTATCGGTGAGACGATAAAGGAACAGGCAAGTGTACAATGCAAATTTTTAGgaagtatataatataattaattatgatgATTAATGATCGTAATGAACAGTGTAATAAAGTCGGTGAAGCTGTCTACATGTCGAATTGGTATTATTTGCGCGAGAAAGATGTTCTTGATCTGATGTTGATCATTTCGAGATCTTGTGTGGAGACTAATATCACTGCTGGAAAAATAGTTCATATGTCGTTTTATACTTTTACTGGTGTACGTTTCCCTAATTTTAGGGCACAAAGAAATAGGGTTCGTTTTAAACGTATGATTCTTAACATTCTAGGTTATGAAATCTGCATTcgcttatttaaatatattgctACAAACGATATGACACAAGTGCTGCGTTAAATTTgtagtaaaatttgttgaatgaGTTGAGAGGCCAAAATCtagttattaaataattgtgaACAATCTAAAATTGGTCTCGTTTATTTCCATTCTATATATGTGCACttattcattattattgtaCTTGCAAAATTTTAGGTGAAGCTTCAGACAAATATAGAAAGCACAATATTTACGGTAAAAATTAAATAGAggttatgttttatattttagaaaccAAACTTCTTAACTTTTTGCAGTATGTCGGTAATACTATGTATTAAACTgagtattaatattttcaaattgatttaTTTGAACTTCATGAAACACATTTTGCACTGTCAATTAATTTAACCTGATAAGAAGATTTAAcctgatataaaaaataaaacaacgtTCTAATTAACAAATATACTTTGATGATCCCTGTTGAAGATACTAAGTTGCTGGTAAACATAAACTAACATATAACTTTGCAAGatgatttttctaaaaaaatgaGTGAacaaaaaattcttcaattatattCTTAAGCTATATACCACTTTATCCAACAAACGttgttttcatttaaaaaaaaaatcaactcAATGTCTCATGTTATGTATAAACAATATTCTTAAAGATCTAAATCTGATCTAATCCAAAAGTTGTACACTATCATCGAACATAATCACAAATAATTGCATAACTGATGCAAATAATATACGTATATTACTTCAAGCACAGTAATATACGTCGCTAACCCTTATGACACACAGTTGATCAAAGTTCTACCGTATTATGAAAGTGTAGCTGAAAATAATAGCTGATAAAGTTTTAGGACAAATAAACACCCTCCGTCCTACAACCTATAATCATTAACTTACCATCATACACGCGATTCAAAACCAGTATCTACTTCTGCTACAAGTTCACAATTCAGACGTATCGATCGACATATGTTACACATCTGTGCAAATGTTATTTACTTACGCAGATCAAGGTGTTTGATTTCATGACACTTTAGTATCAATTTCATGGTAACATGACACTGTGGTATCAATTATATGGTAACATGACACTGCAACATCAATTACATGGTAACATGACACTGTAGTATCAATTACATGGTTTCATAACACTGTAGTATCAATTTCATGGTTTCATGACACTGTAGTATCAATTACATGGTAACATAACACCGTAGTATCAATTACATGGTAACATGACACTGTAGTATCAATTACATGTTTTCATGACACATGGTAGTATCAATTACATGTTTTCATGACACAAGTTAGTATCAATTATACCAAATATGTTGCACAAATATGTAGTCACGCAGTCACGTCATTGCACGAAGCATGAAGCAAACCTAAAATGACTGACGAACAATGGTTCATCGTCGAATCGCATTTGTCATTGTTAACGGAACAAACAGGTCACTAATAAAACGTCATAGCTAAATGTTATACTTaccctaaataaaaatttattcagtCCACCAACTAAAAGTACAATGAATCCATAAAATGTCCCATACATTTCTCTGCAACCCG
Above is a window of Megachile rotundata isolate GNS110a chromosome 12, iyMegRotu1, whole genome shotgun sequence DNA encoding:
- the LOC143265463 gene encoding uncharacterized protein LOC143265463, which encodes MMINDRNEQCNKVGEAVYMSNWYYLREKDVLDLMLIISRSCVETNITAGKIVHMSFYTFTGVMKSAFAYLNILLQTI
- the LOC100876642 gene encoding uncharacterized protein LOC100876642; amino-acid sequence: MASEPTAIEADLDSLSNCNLQYNKWLLKPIGAWPKSSTATTMEKIASLILIFVCQCCILITVLPCILYIVLDDDDIAEKLMVVGPLSHWFVGGCNYTTLLLHSKEIRFCAQQMKSDWMTVTRLKDLQVMLKYSKLGRYVVVFCAAFMQGGVLCFCALRAFTVETVLIGNDTKNVHLVPCTPSKKVISFDTSPTNEIFIALQFLSGFIVNSTAAGAFSFAAVSAAHAYGQLNVLTDWIKELLNRTGKFDRKIDSNKIGIIVNNHLRILTFIANIEDIMNKICLMELFKCTVCICTLEYHILMEWANHDYQSVTSFFLVLCSMSFNMFIVCYIGEKLSEQCKSIGETVYMTNWYYLPNKDILDLIMIISRSHMMTKITAGKVVPMSFDTFASMMKTAFAYLNILRQTILTKSNLIKQRARHKMQAHDTQLTSNIIEYTDATSCPSESIDSDRKKLRKRPKLCRVAFLSKIQFPFHPRRAMNKPPQSDLDILSDYSLQLNKWMLKPIGTWPNSGTRPERIISLVSIVSCYFFILITLIPCILHVILEDDDMQAKLSSMGPMSYWLFGGVGYTALLVHNEEIRWCVEQVKSDWRAVTGPKMRQTMLKDAKFARHVIAFCSTFMQGVILCFNVSQACTTQTIQVGNESRIVHVLPCAVYKKLIPVDSSPTNEIFVVVQLVSGAIVTSTIVGAFCLTTAFTVHVYGQLNLLMERIDEDVDRSSLNKCGSDIGAINRRHLTILSFISHIEIIMSEICFMQFFQCIFSIAMLGYYILMEWANQEFQNIISYVLILGSVTFNIFLLCFIGEMITEQCNRVANAVYMSNWYNLPSKDILDLMLIIIRSSVETRLTAGKMVHMSFDTFAGVIKTGFAYLNVLRQTI
- the LOC100876860 gene encoding uncharacterized protein LOC100876860, with the translated sequence MLMQTFPRLRRMTMAPGKPIVVHTELEILGDYSLQLNRWMLKAIGAWPKSHSTKFEKIVSILLIITCYFFVLITVLPCILHLIFEDDDLRTKVIILGPLSHWFLGGVGYTTLLVHNKEIKWCVDQVKSDWRNATRPEVQQLMLKDAKFGRYVVAFCATLTEFSAACFTLVRALTTEVIVVGNETRIMRMLPCVPYRELVPVHTSPTYELMLVAQFVSGFIISCAFVGAFSLATVFTIHTHSQLNVLMMSITELVDESREKSFERDIGAVVRKHLSIFSFISHIEAIMNEICFMELFKCTFSICLLGYYILMEWAQQDFRTMTGYISVFSSMTFNIFMLCFIGETIKEQASVQCKFLGSI